From Denitrovibrio acetiphilus DSM 12809, the proteins below share one genomic window:
- a CDS encoding sensor histidine kinase, with protein MDRKNQQPQERYDIRENAFSISIIVIATIIISYFHYGVPKHHTIVHISHYYAFYLIVIYASYKYGLRGGLIVSVVLTLIYSPAAYIHTFRLDFPHYIIPSIVEVTMVYAVATIAGILSGKLRKEKLKVEQVSCEMLELERKVAHDNRLKAIGQLSAGIAHEIRNPLAAIKSGISLIKSGKGNDQVIDILSTEINHLDDFIRRFLQYARFGSEEKVTFELEQLVSELTELLNLASSRQKVIINYNIPDITGVTLTGDKNAIKQALVNIAINGIEACEGEAVLEISLEIKDSEVIFNITDNGKGLDEELTGKIFEPFFTTKDMGTGLGLALASKIAQQHGGSLNVKNQERGCTFSMLLSRGE; from the coding sequence GTGGACAGGAAGAATCAACAACCGCAGGAGCGGTATGATATACGGGAAAACGCATTCAGCATTTCGATTATAGTTATTGCTACAATTATAATATCCTACTTTCACTATGGTGTGCCTAAACACCACACCATAGTGCACATTTCACACTATTATGCTTTTTACCTGATAGTTATCTATGCATCTTATAAATACGGACTGAGAGGCGGACTTATAGTGTCTGTTGTACTGACCCTCATTTACAGTCCGGCAGCGTATATACACACCTTCAGACTGGATTTCCCACACTATATAATCCCTTCAATAGTCGAGGTTACAATGGTTTACGCAGTCGCCACCATCGCAGGTATACTTAGCGGCAAACTGCGGAAAGAGAAACTTAAAGTCGAGCAGGTGTCCTGTGAAATGCTCGAGCTTGAACGAAAAGTTGCCCATGACAACAGGCTGAAGGCTATCGGACAGCTCTCCGCAGGAATAGCTCACGAAATAAGAAACCCTCTGGCTGCAATCAAATCCGGCATATCTCTGATAAAATCAGGCAAAGGGAATGATCAGGTAATTGATATCCTTTCAACAGAGATAAACCACCTTGACGACTTTATCAGGCGCTTTCTTCAATATGCCAGATTCGGCTCAGAAGAAAAGGTGACTTTTGAGCTTGAACAACTTGTGTCCGAGCTTACAGAGCTGCTGAATCTCGCCTCGTCCAGACAAAAAGTAATTATCAACTATAACATTCCGGACATAACGGGGGTCACCCTTACAGGCGATAAAAATGCTATAAAACAAGCTCTTGTGAACATCGCCATAAACGGCATTGAAGCGTGCGAAGGGGAAGCGGTACTGGAAATATCTTTGGAAATAAAAGATTCCGAGGTTATATTTAATATAACAGACAACGGGAAAGGTCTTGATGAAGAACTTACCGGTAAAATATTTGAACCATTCTTCACAACAAAAGATATGGGAACAGGTCTCGGGCTTGCGCTGGCGTCGAAAATAGCCCAGCAGCACGGCGGTTCTCTCAATGTAAAAAATCAGGAAAGAGGATGCACATTTTCAATGCTCCTCAGCAGGGGGGAATGA
- a CDS encoding sigma-54-dependent transcriptional regulator: protein MSILLIEDNLSLSTLVSMYLTSENIDNDTAPNGYEGLKLLSEKEYDVLITDIRMPGMSGNEVMEKAAKLYPDMPVIIITAHGNIPDAVAAIRKGAYDYLTKPFENEELLNSIKKAVEISRMRRENTRMKQYMKQSIAPKMVGKSEAFIQMLNLADTVAPTDAPVLVLGESGTGKELIARQVHSKSNRADKPFITVNCAAVPEGLFESELFGHKKGSFTSADRDYKGKILEAEGGTLFLDEIGELPQSIQVKLLRFLQESEIQPVGSATPMKVDVRVVAATNRSLKQMTEKGEFRDDLFYRLNVFPVEVPPLSKRREDIKDLVELFSAKYGARITFSEKAMEKLINYSWTGNIRELENTIYRLCILQGKGEITEDKLPAEFCSNMETCLDMHMPDKELNLEELEKNIIIKALHKFDGNKSRAAKYLCIPRHVLLYRLEKYEIN from the coding sequence GTGAGTATTCTGCTTATAGAAGATAACCTCTCTCTGTCTACACTTGTAAGCATGTATCTGACTTCTGAAAATATAGACAATGATACCGCTCCTAACGGTTACGAGGGATTGAAACTCCTCTCAGAGAAAGAATATGACGTACTGATTACCGACATACGAATGCCGGGAATGTCCGGAAACGAAGTCATGGAAAAAGCAGCAAAGCTTTATCCAGATATGCCGGTGATAATAATCACAGCCCACGGCAATATCCCTGACGCAGTGGCAGCAATACGCAAAGGGGCATACGATTATCTGACCAAGCCCTTTGAAAATGAAGAACTCCTCAACTCTATCAAAAAAGCGGTGGAAATCAGCAGAATGCGTCGTGAAAACACACGTATGAAGCAATATATGAAACAGTCTATCGCTCCAAAGATGGTTGGTAAAAGTGAAGCTTTCATACAAATGCTTAATCTGGCAGACACTGTCGCACCAACAGATGCTCCTGTACTGGTGCTTGGGGAGAGCGGAACGGGCAAAGAGCTTATAGCAAGACAGGTTCACAGTAAAAGCAACCGTGCAGACAAACCATTCATCACAGTGAACTGTGCAGCGGTTCCTGAAGGTCTTTTTGAAAGTGAACTCTTCGGGCATAAAAAAGGCTCATTCACATCAGCAGACAGAGACTACAAAGGTAAAATCCTTGAAGCGGAAGGCGGAACACTCTTTCTGGATGAGATAGGGGAACTCCCCCAGTCTATTCAGGTTAAACTGCTGCGCTTCCTTCAGGAGTCAGAAATTCAGCCGGTTGGGTCTGCAACCCCTATGAAGGTGGATGTAAGAGTTGTGGCAGCAACCAACCGCAGCCTGAAACAGATGACTGAAAAAGGGGAATTCCGTGACGATCTCTTCTACAGGCTAAATGTCTTCCCTGTGGAAGTTCCTCCGCTTTCGAAAAGGAGAGAAGATATCAAAGACCTTGTTGAGCTCTTCTCAGCAAAATACGGAGCCAGGATAACCTTCTCGGAAAAAGCTATGGAAAAACTCATAAACTATTCATGGACTGGAAATATAAGAGAACTCGAAAACACAATTTACAGACTTTGTATATTGCAGGGAAAGGGTGAGATCACAGAAGACAAACTACCGGCAGAATTTTGCAGCAATATGGAAACCTGTCTGGACATGCATATGCCTGACAAAGAGCTCAATCTGGAAGAACTTGAAAAAAATATTATAATCAAGGCTCTGCATAAGTTCGACGGCAACAAAAGCCGTGCAGCAAAATATCTATGTATCCCCCGTCATGTACTTCTTTATCGTCTGGAAAAATACGAAATCAACTAG
- a CDS encoding SurA N-terminal domain-containing protein, with amino-acid sequence MISSLRNKKKLITFSLWFVIAAFVGTIFFVWGVGDKVQSQLYAAKVDGVTITDQEFRDKVENTRNQFRQLFGNNIDEILKGDTLEKTVMETLITETLLRNEANRLNIPASDAEVAANIQSVQAFQTDGQFDQQLYVQLLSRNRLTPQIFESSIRRDITLKKIEDLIRQSVAVSDQEVEQEFIYQNTVATIRYLELGADNFIGNVEITDNALTAFFDEHKEQYRVPEKADFKYVTFDPETYKGEFITSDKEIENYFIQNKASFNEPERVRAAHILFRVENWDDEKAATEIYQKAKKVRKEIVDGADFAKMAEKYSEDSTAQNGGELGFFTRGQMVPEFENAAFTTNPGEVSDVVKTQFGFHIINVEEYIPSTDPTLDEVKDEIAALIKDQKSASSFRTHVYDTYKAILDKSNITAYNEQAETPLPVREIKGLTAAGNVEPLNGMPAVAKRLLALTKSEISQVLEVGEPKMIFEMTEKYDSYIPELEDIKEQVTADFVKVKSLELAKAKAVEASELDTMDDAANTLKESYTTTPKFKRTDPINGLGMNARLMGDIFKAEPGDFIKDVYTVGSNVYIVQVKDIIKPDIATMDDQTKEQIKSSLFGVKSNQAVQSYVENLKANAKIEINPRYSQFYN; translated from the coding sequence ATGATCTCCAGCTTGAGAAATAAAAAGAAACTCATTACATTTTCCCTATGGTTCGTAATCGCAGCTTTTGTCGGCACAATCTTTTTTGTATGGGGCGTTGGTGACAAAGTTCAAAGCCAGCTCTACGCTGCAAAGGTTGACGGCGTAACAATCACAGACCAGGAATTCAGAGACAAAGTCGAAAACACAAGAAACCAGTTCAGGCAGTTATTCGGTAATAATATAGACGAGATACTCAAAGGGGACACCCTTGAGAAAACAGTGATGGAAACACTCATCACGGAAACCCTCCTCAGAAATGAGGCTAACAGACTCAATATCCCTGCTTCTGACGCAGAAGTTGCTGCTAACATTCAGTCGGTTCAGGCATTTCAGACTGACGGGCAGTTTGATCAACAGCTTTATGTCCAGCTACTTTCAAGAAACAGACTGACACCTCAAATTTTTGAGAGTAGCATCAGAAGAGATATAACCCTCAAAAAAATAGAGGATCTCATAAGACAAAGTGTTGCTGTCAGCGATCAGGAAGTTGAGCAGGAATTTATATATCAAAATACCGTAGCGACTATACGATACCTTGAGCTTGGAGCTGACAATTTTATCGGAAATGTCGAAATAACAGACAACGCCCTCACCGCCTTCTTTGACGAGCACAAAGAACAATACAGAGTGCCGGAAAAAGCAGACTTCAAATACGTAACTTTTGACCCTGAAACATACAAAGGCGAATTCATAACATCTGACAAAGAGATAGAGAATTACTTCATACAAAATAAAGCTAGCTTCAACGAGCCGGAGAGAGTCAGGGCTGCACACATCCTCTTCCGTGTGGAAAACTGGGATGATGAAAAAGCTGCTACAGAGATATATCAGAAAGCTAAAAAAGTTAGAAAAGAAATTGTGGATGGCGCTGATTTTGCAAAGATGGCAGAAAAATACTCCGAAGACTCAACAGCCCAGAATGGCGGGGAACTCGGCTTCTTTACAAGAGGTCAGATGGTTCCTGAGTTTGAAAATGCTGCATTTACTACAAATCCAGGCGAAGTATCCGATGTGGTTAAAACCCAGTTCGGCTTTCATATTATCAACGTCGAAGAATACATCCCTTCAACAGACCCTACTCTTGATGAAGTAAAGGATGAAATCGCTGCGCTTATAAAAGATCAGAAATCCGCATCTTCATTCAGAACACACGTATATGACACTTACAAAGCAATTCTTGATAAATCAAATATCACAGCATACAACGAACAGGCTGAGACACCTCTCCCCGTTCGAGAGATCAAAGGACTCACAGCAGCAGGTAATGTTGAACCTCTCAACGGCATGCCAGCGGTAGCAAAAAGACTTCTTGCTCTTACAAAATCTGAGATTTCTCAGGTTCTCGAAGTCGGCGAGCCAAAAATGATATTTGAAATGACCGAAAAATATGACTCATATATTCCAGAATTAGAGGATATAAAAGAGCAGGTTACTGCGGACTTTGTTAAAGTGAAAAGCCTTGAGCTTGCCAAAGCTAAAGCGGTAGAAGCTTCAGAGCTGGACACTATGGATGATGCAGCAAATACTCTTAAAGAGTCATATACCACAACACCAAAGTTTAAAAGAACCGACCCTATCAACGGTCTTGGTATGAACGCCAGGCTTATGGGTGATATATTTAAAGCTGAACCGGGCGATTTTATCAAAGATGTCTACACTGTAGGTTCTAACGTTTATATCGTTCAGGTCAAGGACATCATCAAACCTGACATCGCCACTATGGACGACCAGACAAAAGAGCAGATCAAAAGCTCTCTATTCGGTGTTAAGTCAAATCAGGCAGTTCAAAGTTATGTTGAAAACCTGAAGGCGAATGCCAAAATTGAGATTAACCCCAGATATTCTCAGTTTTATAACTAA
- a CDS encoding anti-sigma factor family protein, with product MDCTKFRELISLYIDEESSAVQTQALEKHMETCGECRAALASQLKLRDMVCSSYVKTIDIDLSASIMGKINGAGEVKSKKPSSVKRLSMVVAAAAAVCVIAMAAMMSLNVDNNKVAGNEKLEEYVIEHVGSGVSDFQGEVEAVNIEK from the coding sequence ATGGATTGTACAAAATTTCGTGAGCTGATATCACTTTATATCGATGAAGAGTCCAGTGCTGTGCAGACGCAGGCGTTGGAAAAACATATGGAGACATGCGGTGAGTGCCGTGCTGCTCTTGCAAGCCAGCTTAAACTGCGCGACATGGTTTGCAGCTCATATGTTAAAACGATAGATATCGACCTTTCTGCATCCATCATGGGCAAAATAAACGGTGCCGGCGAAGTTAAAAGTAAAAAACCGTCCTCTGTGAAGAGACTGTCTATGGTTGTTGCCGCTGCCGCCGCTGTCTGTGTGATAGCTATGGCTGCAATGATGAGTCTTAATGTCGATAATAACAAAGTTGCCGGAAATGAAAAACTCGAGGAATACGTTATCGAGCATGTCGGTTCCGGCGTAAGCGACTTCCAAGGTGAAGTCGAAGCGGTGAACATAGAGAAATGA
- a CDS encoding S1 family peptidase, with translation MSKKFHVFTLTILVFICSITSFAADSISVRIINGTAAQEGEFPFMVELFLQQGGNYYSFCGGTLISDRWVLTAAHCLEDYTPDAVLHGTLVDDPLDVGQLAPVQQIIAHEDYDLFGDNMDNDIALLYLSQPVADLPINYVSSTLVPAFETGTVATTAGWGNTNPNFSSSSDVLLKVNIPVVAQSECASTYSNLTTPYTDNMICAGYEDGGYDSCQGDSGGPLFVQNSDGTETLIGVVSYGLGCAEAGQPGVYTKVANYFNWIEEKTGLTLTEYDGYIPVTDSGGSGGGGCSAAGTGSAFSFLLMFGFAGAYMLRRRFTKAKSNIV, from the coding sequence ATGTCTAAGAAATTCCATGTTTTTACATTAACAATACTGGTATTTATTTGTAGCATTACCAGCTTTGCTGCTGATTCTATATCTGTGCGAATTATAAACGGTACCGCTGCTCAGGAGGGGGAGTTTCCATTTATGGTTGAACTCTTTTTACAACAGGGGGGGAACTATTACTCATTTTGCGGAGGCACACTTATAAGTGACAGATGGGTGCTCACCGCAGCTCACTGCCTTGAAGACTATACTCCTGATGCTGTGCTTCACGGCACACTCGTAGATGACCCGCTTGACGTAGGTCAGCTTGCGCCTGTGCAGCAGATCATAGCCCATGAAGACTATGATCTTTTTGGTGATAATATGGATAATGACATTGCTCTTTTGTACCTGTCGCAGCCTGTGGCAGATTTACCTATAAATTACGTTTCTTCGACCCTTGTGCCAGCTTTTGAGACGGGTACAGTTGCCACAACAGCGGGGTGGGGAAACACCAATCCTAACTTTAGCTCCAGCTCTGATGTGCTTCTGAAAGTAAATATACCTGTTGTTGCTCAGTCAGAATGTGCCTCAACATATTCAAACCTGACAACACCGTATACCGATAATATGATTTGTGCCGGATATGAAGACGGAGGGTACGACTCGTGTCAGGGTGACAGTGGCGGTCCTCTTTTTGTTCAGAACAGTGATGGGACAGAAACTCTCATAGGGGTAGTAAGTTATGGACTTGGATGTGCGGAAGCAGGGCAACCAGGTGTTTATACAAAAGTTGCAAACTACTTCAACTGGATAGAGGAGAAAACAGGACTGACCCTTACCGAGTATGATGGTTATATCCCTGTTACTGATAGCGGTGGGAGTGGCGGCGGCGGTTGTTCTGCTGCCGGAACAGGCTCAGCGTTCAGCTTTTTGCTTATGTTTGGGTTTGCAGGTGCATATATGCTGAGGAGAAGATTTACAAAAGCTAAGTCGAATATTGTTTAA
- a CDS encoding Do family serine endopeptidase: protein MKKISTLILVIFCVSLTTAFAGGPESFSGIYKNTKDSVVNISTTKVITRRGQSPDELFRRFFGDNFPGIPNEQQGKPREYKSKALGSGFIIDKSGLIITNNHVVDGADEIIVKLNDEHKFDAKVIGRDPLTDLALIKIEPKGVMLHTLPLGDSDEAEIGDWVVAIGNPLGLEWTITAGIISAKKRVLGSGPYDNFLQTDASINPGNSGGPLINMDGEVVAINTAIIPSGQGLGFAVPVNMLKELLPKLKTGTVKRGWLGVMVQPIDEKLAKGFGLEEPKGALIADVTKGDPAEVAGVMAGDVVLKINGDEIEDSKELVNKIGRMSPGESITLTVLRDKKEKNIKVKLGERKDGTAEVNTEPTVDLPVVIESLTSDELSQLGIPGGVKVTGVEGDSNAYEAGLRRGMVIVAVNHEQVNSSEEFSKKYKAVKKGDVVVLQVYTAGKTNFIAYDKD from the coding sequence ATGAAAAAAATAAGCACTCTGATACTTGTAATCTTCTGTGTCTCACTCACAACGGCATTCGCCGGTGGTCCGGAAAGCTTTTCCGGGATCTACAAAAATACTAAAGATTCTGTTGTGAACATCTCGACGACAAAGGTTATTACCAGAAGAGGACAGTCTCCTGATGAGCTGTTCAGAAGATTTTTCGGAGACAATTTTCCTGGCATCCCTAACGAACAGCAGGGGAAGCCAAGAGAGTATAAATCAAAAGCACTTGGTTCAGGTTTTATCATTGATAAAAGCGGACTGATAATAACAAATAATCACGTTGTAGATGGTGCTGACGAAATTATCGTTAAGCTTAATGACGAACATAAATTTGATGCGAAGGTAATTGGGCGCGACCCGCTCACAGACCTTGCACTTATAAAGATAGAACCTAAAGGGGTTATGTTACATACACTACCTCTGGGTGATTCTGACGAGGCGGAAATCGGTGACTGGGTTGTTGCGATAGGCAATCCGCTCGGTCTTGAATGGACGATCACTGCCGGAATAATCAGTGCAAAAAAGAGAGTTCTGGGGAGTGGTCCTTATGACAACTTTCTCCAGACAGACGCATCTATTAACCCGGGCAACTCAGGCGGTCCTCTAATCAACATGGATGGTGAAGTGGTGGCTATAAATACAGCTATCATCCCTTCCGGTCAGGGGCTTGGTTTTGCTGTGCCTGTTAATATGCTTAAAGAGCTTCTGCCTAAGCTTAAGACAGGAACTGTTAAGCGCGGGTGGCTTGGCGTTATGGTTCAGCCTATTGATGAAAAGCTGGCGAAAGGCTTCGGGCTTGAAGAGCCTAAAGGTGCTCTCATTGCCGATGTGACTAAAGGCGATCCTGCGGAAGTGGCAGGGGTTATGGCTGGTGATGTTGTGCTTAAGATCAATGGAGACGAGATAGAAGACTCCAAAGAGCTTGTGAACAAAATCGGACGTATGAGCCCCGGAGAGTCAATTACGCTGACTGTGCTCAGAGATAAAAAAGAGAAAAATATTAAAGTCAAACTTGGCGAAAGAAAAGACGGAACAGCAGAAGTTAATACTGAACCAACTGTTGACCTGCCTGTCGTTATAGAGAGCCTGACATCGGATGAACTTTCTCAACTCGGCATCCCTGGCGGGGTGAAAGTTACAGGTGTTGAAGGCGATTCAAATGCTTATGAAGCAGGACTCCGCAGAGGGATGGTCATCGTAGCCGTAAATCACGAGCAGGTGAACAGCTCTGAAGAGTTCAGCAAAAAGTATAAAGCAGTGAAGAAAGGCGATGTTGTGGTACTTCAGGTTTACACAGCGGGCAAAACTAACTTTATTGCTTATGACAAAGACTAA
- a CDS encoding MucB/RseB C-terminal domain-containing protein: MKKLTLLLCLLIVAYSGYAAEQVYFKIAVNENDYSTFLTDRISTRKKTLQYLATKMRQYVFHPGSLNRDYYTVTENRGIKYFDRDVVQYDITPVKHDRFRHVLLVDQKKDVVIRKEVYDTNGKLVFSFTSLDRESTEHVDDADSHPDPDSDAVHIAAASVHHDAFNGYFVTADRELKDGTKHISFSDGLNRFSIFRKKINTEPTEQKRILYGNYIYRKKVGKELFTVVGTIPFEEMDDLINNIVKLEEKK, from the coding sequence ATGAAAAAACTGACCCTGCTTTTGTGTCTGTTGATAGTTGCATATTCAGGCTACGCAGCAGAGCAGGTCTATTTCAAAATAGCTGTTAACGAGAATGATTATTCAACGTTTCTTACAGACAGAATAAGCACAAGAAAAAAGACACTTCAATACCTCGCCACTAAGATGCGCCAGTATGTCTTTCATCCCGGCAGTCTTAACCGTGACTATTACACTGTCACTGAAAACAGAGGTATCAAATATTTCGACAGGGATGTAGTTCAGTACGACATTACTCCTGTGAAGCATGACAGATTCAGACATGTTCTGCTGGTTGATCAGAAAAAAGATGTAGTGATCCGTAAAGAAGTTTATGACACTAACGGCAAGCTCGTTTTTTCTTTCACCAGCCTGGACAGAGAATCGACAGAACATGTCGATGACGCTGATTCTCATCCTGACCCTGATTCTGATGCAGTGCATATTGCCGCTGCCTCTGTGCACCATGATGCTTTTAACGGTTATTTCGTTACAGCCGACAGAGAGCTTAAGGATGGCACAAAACACATTAGCTTCAGCGACGGACTAAACAGGTTCTCTATTTTTAGAAAAAAAATTAATACTGAACCAACAGAACAGAAAAGAATCTTATACGGAAACTACATATACCGTAAGAAAGTAGGAAAGGAGCTTTTTACAGTGGTTGGTACTATTCCATTTGAAGAGATGGATGATTTGATCAACAACATTGTTAAGCTGGAGGAGAAAAAATAA
- a CDS encoding type I restriction-modification system subunit M has product MDQQTFANKIWSVADLLLGDFKQAEYGRIILPFMVLRRLECVLEPTRESVLEQYEAVKDQGLDLDLILPGIAGCTFYTTSKFTLSTLGATNTKQNLEDYISKFSSNVRQVFEQFSFSSWIGKLEEANLLYLVSNEFKDLELHPSVVSNYEMGLVFEHLIRKFAEASNDTAGEFYTPRDVVRLATTLVFSTDQEALSGEGIVRTIYDCAAGTGGFLSSGIELVGEWNTNATIIPYAQELNPETHAICVADKLIQGYDTRNIKFGNTLSNDLLSGETFNYCLANPPFGVDWKKVQKPVNDEHRVKGYAGRFGPGLPRVSDGSMLFLLHLLSKRKPPEEGGTRIGIVLSGSPLFNGGAGSGESEIRRWILENDWLEALVALPTDMFYNTGISTYIWVLSTNKEEHRKGLVQLIDASKISTPMRKNLGSKRKWLNDEQITETARIHDAFEESDVSKIFETEQFGYRRITVERPLQLKFSVTPENIESWANSKNAEYVDELSKVSGEYLDIDSFLKAAGIKKPSAALIKNICKFFGKHYPDAKVICDAKGNPLPDPDLRDYENVPLGEDIDEYFEREVIPHVPDAWIDTAKKDHKDGLVGIVGYEINFNRYFYEYVPPRSLEDIDADLEAVENAIAELLKKVTR; this is encoded by the coding sequence ATGGATCAACAAACATTTGCGAATAAAATATGGTCAGTAGCTGACCTTCTGTTAGGCGATTTCAAACAAGCTGAATACGGACGAATTATTCTGCCGTTTATGGTGCTCAGAAGACTTGAATGTGTTCTTGAGCCCACTAGGGAATCTGTGCTGGAACAATATGAAGCAGTTAAAGATCAGGGACTTGACCTCGACTTGATTCTCCCAGGAATAGCTGGGTGTACATTCTATACTACCTCAAAATTTACTCTCTCTACTTTGGGAGCAACAAATACCAAGCAAAACCTCGAAGACTATATAAGTAAGTTCTCCTCAAATGTCCGTCAGGTATTTGAACAGTTTTCATTCAGCAGCTGGATTGGTAAACTTGAAGAAGCAAATCTCTTGTATCTTGTATCAAACGAATTTAAAGATTTAGAGCTTCATCCGTCAGTTGTTTCCAACTATGAGATGGGCTTAGTTTTTGAACACCTGATTCGCAAGTTTGCTGAAGCGTCAAATGACACTGCCGGAGAGTTTTACACTCCAAGAGATGTTGTGCGTCTGGCTACAACACTTGTTTTCTCTACAGATCAGGAAGCATTAAGCGGTGAAGGCATTGTGCGTACAATTTATGACTGTGCTGCCGGAACAGGAGGCTTTCTTTCGTCCGGTATTGAGCTCGTGGGAGAGTGGAACACTAACGCTACTATCATTCCCTATGCTCAGGAGCTTAACCCTGAGACTCATGCTATCTGTGTAGCCGACAAACTTATCCAAGGCTATGACACCCGCAATATAAAGTTTGGGAACACTCTTTCAAATGACCTTCTGTCGGGAGAAACTTTCAACTATTGTCTTGCGAATCCGCCTTTCGGTGTGGACTGGAAGAAGGTTCAGAAGCCTGTTAACGATGAGCACAGAGTAAAAGGCTATGCCGGAAGGTTCGGCCCAGGACTTCCGAGAGTAAGTGACGGCTCTATGCTGTTCCTGCTTCACCTGCTTTCCAAACGTAAGCCACCAGAGGAAGGCGGGACACGAATAGGGATAGTCCTTTCTGGCTCCCCTTTGTTTAATGGCGGAGCAGGTTCTGGAGAGTCGGAGATCCGCAGGTGGATACTTGAGAATGACTGGCTTGAAGCTCTTGTTGCTCTGCCGACTGATATGTTCTACAACACAGGTATCAGCACATATATATGGGTACTTTCTACAAATAAAGAAGAGCATAGAAAGGGGCTGGTACAGTTAATTGACGCAAGTAAGATATCCACTCCTATGCGTAAAAATCTTGGCAGTAAGCGCAAATGGCTGAATGATGAACAGATCACTGAGACAGCGAGAATTCATGATGCTTTTGAAGAAAGTGATGTCAGCAAGATATTTGAGACTGAACAGTTTGGTTACAGACGCATTACAGTCGAAAGACCTCTCCAGCTTAAATTCTCCGTAACACCTGAGAATATTGAGTCATGGGCAAACAGTAAGAACGCTGAATATGTTGATGAGTTATCCAAAGTTTCCGGTGAATATCTGGATATTGACAGCTTCCTTAAAGCTGCCGGAATAAAGAAGCCGAGTGCCGCATTAATCAAAAATATCTGCAAGTTTTTTGGGAAACATTACCCTGATGCAAAGGTGATATGTGACGCAAAAGGCAACCCTTTACCTGATCCTGACCTGCGTGATTACGAAAACGTGCCACTGGGCGAAGATATTGATGAATATTTTGAAAGAGAAGTTATACCTCATGTGCCGGACGCATGGATAGATACCGCTAAAAAAGATCATAAAGATGGTTTAGTGGGCATTGTTGGGTACGAAATAAACTTTAACCGATATTTCTATGAGTATGTACCGCCAAGATCGCTGGAAGATATAGATGCTGACCTTGAAGCTGTTGAAAACGCCATCGCAGAGCTCCTGAAAAAGGTGACAAGATGA
- a CDS encoding RNA polymerase sigma factor codes for MKDSAIIEKVLSGDAQQFEMLILKYQSRLFATILNVVKHRELAEDITQEAYMKGFDKLETLKNREQFYPWLKRIALNLALNHFERAKRVMDVENEDDETSFFERIPDGESPEELVVKEELKRYVRHFVEALPDKLRVVVVLREMEDMSYDEIADLMNIPIGTVRSRLFNARQIIKDRLINQGLVDGLYKIS; via the coding sequence GTGAAAGATTCTGCGATAATAGAGAAAGTACTTTCCGGAGATGCCCAGCAGTTTGAGATGCTGATACTCAAATATCAGTCACGTCTGTTTGCTACAATACTAAATGTAGTTAAACACAGAGAACTCGCCGAGGATATCACGCAGGAAGCTTATATGAAAGGGTTTGATAAGCTTGAAACCCTTAAAAACAGAGAACAGTTCTACCCATGGCTGAAGAGGATAGCCCTTAACCTTGCCCTGAACCATTTCGAAAGGGCAAAGCGTGTTATGGATGTTGAGAACGAAGATGACGAAACCAGCTTTTTTGAGCGGATTCCAGATGGAGAGAGTCCAGAAGAGCTGGTAGTAAAAGAAGAATTGAAGAGATACGTGCGCCACTTTGTTGAAGCTTTGCCGGATAAGCTGAGAGTGGTTGTAGTGCTTAGAGAGATGGAAGATATGAGCTATGACGAAATAGCTGATCTTATGAACATCCCCATTGGCACAGTCAGAAGCAGACTTTTCAATGCAAGGCAGATAATTAAAGACAGACTTATAAATCAGGGGTTGGTAGATGGATTGTACAAAATTTCGTGA